In one window of Mytilus trossulus isolate FHL-02 chromosome 7, PNRI_Mtr1.1.1.hap1, whole genome shotgun sequence DNA:
- the LOC134726427 gene encoding uncharacterized protein LOC134726427: protein MRIRDYVLVCVIVLTLLKVNGLYEIPGNYSMLSLNRTLDRRILIDTSADMPTPQYNDTEFHTPYISSFENHAGIQYPSSYIFIDSLGNHYSRFLYHIFEMWDMELDNLAIITDQSGAED from the exons ATGAGGATTAGAGACTATGTTTTAGTTTGTGTAATAGTGTTAACGTTACTCAAAG TAAATGGGCTATATGAAATTCCAGGAAATTATTCTATGCTGAGTTTGAATAGAACTTTAG atcGAAGGATTTTAATCGATACCAGTGCAGACATGCCTACACCGCAATATAATGACACTGAGTTTCATACACCCTATATATCTAGTTTTGAAAACCATGCCGGGATCCAATATCCATCTTCGTATATTTTCATTGACAGCCTTGGAAACCATTACTCTAGATTtctatatcatatttttgaaatgtggGATATGGAGCTTGACAATTTGGCTATAATAACAGATCAATCTGGAGCAg Aagactaa
- the LOC134727055 gene encoding ionotropic receptor 25a-like codes for MSREINNTDDNTTELFLEKVTEDLSTTEITFTAECFRNNSNGTYFEWITYHRPKSAKNNNSGTFKNVSDESLQRPQREPTLRVSIIIVQPYVFKEDLENDVHYSGYLIDILNDISKYCNFTYIITECNDGVHGTRKRSKWNGCIGDLINHKVDIALAPLAVTSERDSVVDFVSPYLGTTGLQVLRFRLTPVAFVFLDVFSLSVWLSCLLVLLLTSIILFIFQKYAGEHIPADSIASKKTCFGDAVWFVVSSLCFEGSDNSCLNGYSRILIGGFWFFSSIFMACFTANMAAFLTNIRLIDDSSTVLNELKSDGTNFTVVTGSWEIEYIKKLAEYEQYFSNIWKNFVTDNIYNVTNYTVWSFPLNMMFTDLLDNINRNPLPSSLHSALTFLNKGYELIVDSSVATFLTNQNCSLEKVSNPIALHPIGLAVSKGSKYRQLISERLLFLQQTQTFDVLKRKWWHEESPCTSLDENKGLSMKELQSSFYVLILGVVSAFTVLLIEVVIRRIKHQKYNITVDKSDDSGNSQIDRSNDTCLENKDDDIETEAYSLEANLDNYENEMDISDHNSTSKIEMTTSAL; via the exons ATGTCACGTGAGATTAATAATACAGACGATAACACAACGGAATTGTTCCTGGAAAAAGTTACCGAG GATCTTTCCACTACAGAAATTACATTTACAGCGGAATGTTTTAGGAATAATTCAAATGGTACG TATTTTGAATGGATTACTTATCACCGCCCTAAGTCTgcaaaaaacaataat AGCGGTACTTTCAAGAATGTCTCTGACGAAAGTTTACAACGACCTCAGCGGGAACCAACATTGAGGGTTTCAATCATTATT gtgCAACCGTATGTGTTCAAAGAAGATTTAGAAAATGATGTCCATTATTCTGGATATTTGATTGACATATTAAATGACATATCAAAATACTGCAATTTTACTTATATTATAACTGAATGTAATGATGGGGTACATGGAACAAGGAAAAGGTCAAAATGGAATGGCTGTATTGGCGATCTAATTAATCAT aaAGTAGACATTGCCCTTGCGCCTTTAGCAGTGACATCCGAACGTGATTCTGTTGTTGATTTTGTATCGCCATACTTAGGAACAACTGGTCTACAAGTTCTCAGATTTCGCCTCACACCAGTGGCGTTTGTATTCTTAGACGTCTTTTCCTTATCTGTTTGGCTGTCGTGTTTATTGGTTTTACTTTTAACCAGCATCATATTGTTTATCTTCCAAAAATATGCAGGTGAACACATTCCTGCTGATTCCATCGCATCAAAGAAAACTTGTTTCGGAGACGCAGTGTGGTTTGTTGTTTCTTCTCTATGTTTTGAAG gtAGTGACAATTCATGTTTAAATGGATATTCACGGATCTTAATAGGTGGCTTCTGGTTTTTCTCTTCAATATTCATGGCCTGCTTCACTGCTAACATGGCTGCCTTTCTGACAAATATTCGACTGATAGATGACAGCAGTACGGTGTTAAATGAACTCAAAAGTGATGGAACTAATTTTACAGTTGTAACGGGTTCATGGGAAattgaatatattaaaaaactTGCCGAATACGAGCAatacttttcaaatatttggaagaattttgtgacggacaatatatataatgttacaAATTATACAGTATGGTCATTTCCGCTGAACATGATGTTTACTGATCTTCTAGACAATATAAATCGTAATCCATTACCATCTTCACTTCATTCAGcgttaacatttttaaataagggaTACGAACTGATTGTTGATTCATCTGTAGCTACATTTCTAACGAATCAAAACTGCAGTCTTGAAAAAGTTTCAAATCCAATCGCATTACATCCAATAGGACTTGCCGTCTCTAAAGGCTCAAAGTATAGACAACTCATTTCTGAAAG gttGCTATTTCTACAGCAGACTCAAACGTTTGATGTTCTTAAACGTAAATGGTGGCATGAAGAATCACCTTGTACTTCTCTAGATGAAAACAAGGGCCTTTCTATGAAAGAACTACAAAGTAGCTTCTATGTTTTAATATTAGGAGTAGTTTCAGCATTTACCGTACTATTAATTGAAGTGGTAATTAGAAGAATAAAACACCAG aAGTATAACATTACAGTAGACAAAAGTGATGACAGTGGAAATTCCCAAATTGACCGTTCTAACGATACTTGCCTTGAAAATAAGGACGATGATATTGAAACAGAAGCATACAGCTTGGAGGCAAACTTAGATAACTACGAGAATGAAATGGATATCAGTGATCATAATAGTACCAGTAAAATCGAAATGACAACATCTGCTCTTTGA